One window of the Helicobacter sp. 12S02232-10 genome contains the following:
- the glf gene encoding UDP-galactopyranose mutase has product MGIRNLIVGAGISGLVLAERLANELKEEVLVIDRRNHIGGNLYDYDDEGVNVHKYGAHIFHTDSCKVWEYLRQFTQFYPYMHEVKALINGCYVPIPFNLNSLRMLFPESLASDLESKLLKAYPYGSRVSILELSKIEDLKFLSEFIYENIFYHYTLKQWQCSPKDLDSSVLSRVPVCIGKDNRYFKDKFQGIPFEGYTKMCERMVKNPLIEVRLQSDFKEFKNLEIQRVFYSGGIDEFFDYCFGELPYRSLEFDFRKISKEYFQSASVINYPNNYDFTRIVEYKYFLSQKTSRSVISFEYPKNYSKGMERFYPVPNDKNRALYEKYLQKALELENVYFIGRLGKYEYFDMDKAILNVLELFDKLR; this is encoded by the coding sequence ATGGGAATTAGAAATTTGATCGTGGGTGCGGGAATTTCAGGATTGGTTCTTGCAGAAAGGTTGGCTAATGAGCTTAAAGAGGAAGTTCTTGTTATCGATAGACGCAATCATATTGGGGGGAATCTTTATGATTATGATGATGAAGGAGTGAATGTTCATAAGTATGGAGCGCATATTTTTCATACCGATTCTTGCAAGGTTTGGGAGTATTTGAGACAATTTACACAATTTTATCCTTATATGCATGAAGTAAAAGCATTGATAAATGGGTGTTATGTACCTATCCCTTTTAATCTGAATTCACTCCGTATGCTTTTTCCAGAATCTCTTGCCTCAGATTTAGAAAGCAAACTTTTAAAAGCCTATCCTTATGGGAGTAGAGTGTCTATTTTAGAGCTTTCTAAAATAGAAGATTTAAAGTTTTTAAGCGAATTTATTTATGAAAATATTTTTTACCATTACACGCTCAAACAATGGCAATGTTCCCCAAAAGATCTTGATTCTTCAGTCCTTTCAAGAGTTCCTGTTTGCATCGGTAAAGACAACCGTTATTTTAAGGATAAGTTTCAAGGCATTCCTTTTGAGGGCTATACCAAAATGTGTGAGAGGATGGTTAAAAATCCCTTGATTGAAGTCCGTCTGCAAAGCGATTTTAAGGAATTTAAGAATCTTGAGATACAAAGGGTGTTTTATAGTGGGGGGATTGATGAGTTTTTTGATTACTGCTTTGGAGAGTTGCCTTATAGAAGCTTGGAGTTTGATTTTAGGAAAATCTCAAAGGAATACTTCCAGTCTGCTTCTGTCATTAATTATCCTAATAATTATGATTTTACTCGAATTGTGGAATATAAATACTTTTTGAGCCAAAAAACATCTCGTAGCGTTATTTCTTTTGAATATCCCAAGAATTATTCAAAAGGTATGGAACGTTTTTATCCAGTGCCTAATGATAAAAATAGGGCATTGTATGAGAAATACTTGCAAAAAGCTTTGGAATTGGAGAATGTTTATTTTATCGGTAGGTTAGGAAAATACGAGTATTTTGATATGGATAAGGCAATATTGAATGTTTTAGAGCTATTCGATAAACTAAGGTAA
- a CDS encoding glycosyltransferase family 2 protein, producing MPLVSVIIPSYNTAKFISFALESVISQSFKDFECLVVDDASDDESPAIIQEYAQKDFRVLPILLTQNVGVSKARNLALERAKGRFIAFLDSDDMWEKDKLKIQIEFMLSENIVFSHTPYFVVDESNKRIGSFFPKKNINYKDILKTCDIGNSTAIYDASVLGKISSGTIRHDYEIWLKILKQYKSYAPPPYS from the coding sequence ATGCCGTTGGTTTCAGTCATTATTCCTAGCTATAATACTGCAAAATTTATAAGTTTTGCGCTTGAATCTGTGATTTCTCAGAGTTTTAAAGATTTTGAATGTTTAGTTGTTGATGATGCTTCAGATGACGAAAGTCCTGCTATTATTCAAGAGTATGCTCAAAAAGATTTTAGAGTTTTGCCTATTTTGCTTACTCAAAATGTCGGGGTTTCTAAGGCTAGAAATCTTGCTTTAGAGAGGGCTAAAGGAAGATTCATTGCTTTTTTGGATTCAGATGATATGTGGGAGAAAGATAAACTCAAGATTCAGATTGAGTTTATGCTTAGTGAAAATATCGTGTTTTCGCATACACCTTATTTTGTAGTTGATGAATCCAATAAAAGAATTGGGTCTTTTTTTCCTAAAAAAAACATTAACTATAAAGACATTTTAAAAACTTGTGATATAGGGAATTCTACAGCTATTTATGATGCTTCTGTTTTGGGAAAAATAAGCAGTGGAACGATCCGCCACGATTATGAGATTTGGCTAAAGATTCTTAAGCAATATAAAAGTTATGCCCCCCCCCCCTATTCATAA